A window of Natrinema versiforme contains these coding sequences:
- a CDS encoding class I SAM-dependent methyltransferase family protein → MTDEDAPEPSADDALEPAVDEVLERAEADAPLAAIVAKDRAETAIESLRAEGVYDETRRVREARGERDREDATATRAEGDREDATATRAEGDREDATATRAEGDREDATATRAEGDREDATATRAEGDREDDPDSVALPVTEPPTETRVLEVVRQLEPEPRNPDLEDLLADRGWSEADLESVPGSWAVIGSVILVTVPEGCPDEAELGEALLELHGEADSVLADDGIANDGPAGTYREPRTRLIAGQQDTETIHTEHGTRYGLDPATVMFSPGNQAERARMGDIGSDDEHVFDMFAGIGYFTLPMARAGARVTATEINPTAFRYLLENAVLNDVGDRVDAYMTDCRDLAGEIEADRVVMGYYGSSDGSSDEDESPDHGARTDEAHDFLDDALAALVPGGVVHYHEATPEPRLWDRPLERLEAAGTAAGRELEVLEKRRVKSHSAGVAHVVVDARFE, encoded by the coding sequence ATGACTGACGAGGACGCGCCGGAGCCGTCGGCCGACGACGCCCTCGAGCCCGCGGTCGACGAGGTCCTCGAGCGAGCGGAGGCCGACGCCCCGCTGGCTGCGATCGTCGCGAAAGACCGGGCCGAGACCGCCATCGAGTCGCTTCGCGCCGAGGGGGTCTACGACGAGACGCGGCGCGTCCGAGAGGCGCGAGGCGAACGCGACCGGGAGGACGCCACCGCAACGCGAGCCGAAGGTGATCGTGAGGACGCCACCGCAACGCGAGCCGAAGGTGATCGTGAGGACGCCACCGCAACGCGAGCCGAAGGTGATCGTGAGGACGCCACCGCAACGCGAGCCGAAGGTGATCGTGAGGACGCCACCGCAACGCGAGCCGAAGGTGATCGTGAGGACGACCCCGACAGCGTCGCCCTGCCGGTCACGGAACCGCCGACCGAGACGCGGGTGCTCGAGGTCGTCCGGCAACTCGAGCCCGAGCCGCGGAATCCGGACCTGGAAGACCTACTTGCCGATCGGGGCTGGAGCGAGGCCGACCTCGAGTCGGTCCCGGGCTCGTGGGCGGTGATCGGGTCGGTGATCCTCGTGACGGTGCCCGAGGGCTGTCCCGACGAGGCCGAACTGGGCGAGGCCCTGCTCGAACTCCACGGCGAGGCCGACAGCGTGCTGGCCGACGACGGGATCGCAAACGACGGGCCGGCGGGCACCTACCGCGAGCCCCGGACCCGGCTGATCGCGGGCCAGCAGGATACGGAGACGATCCACACCGAGCACGGAACGCGGTACGGACTCGACCCCGCGACGGTGATGTTCTCGCCGGGGAATCAGGCCGAGCGCGCTCGGATGGGCGACATCGGAAGCGACGACGAACACGTCTTCGACATGTTCGCCGGCATCGGCTACTTCACCCTCCCGATGGCCCGAGCCGGCGCGCGGGTGACCGCGACCGAGATCAACCCGACCGCCTTCCGCTACCTGCTCGAGAACGCCGTGCTCAACGACGTCGGCGACCGGGTCGACGCCTACATGACCGACTGCCGCGATCTCGCCGGGGAGATCGAGGCCGATCGAGTCGTCATGGGCTACTACGGCAGTTCGGACGGCTCGAGCGACGAGGACGAAAGCCCGGACCACGGCGCGCGCACCGACGAAGCGCACGACTTCCTCGACGACGCCCTCGCGGCGCTCGTCCCCGGCGGCGTCGTCCACTACCACGAGGCGACCCCCGAACCGCGGCTCTGGGACCGGCCGCTCGAGCGACTCGAGGCCGCCGGAACCGCCGCCGGGCGCGAACTCGAGGTACTCGAGAAGCGCCGAGTGAAGAGCCACAGCGCGGGCGTCGCACACGTCGTCGTCGATGCTCGGTTCGAGTAG
- a CDS encoding helicase C-terminal domain-containing protein, producing the protein MNPERIFEEFPAPSYRGTQQQALRDIRDAFAAGNDVVLVRAPTGSGKSLLARAVAGCARRADEGDPSDATGAYYTTPQVSQLDDVAADDLLADLNVIRGKSNYTCILPEERDTPVNQAPCVRERGYDCSVKHRCPYFSDRAIASNREIAAMTLAYFMQTAGSEVFRKRDVVVVDEAHGLAEWAEMYATIQLGPRTVPFWDDLRVPEIDGIERAVRYAENLAGTCERRKDDLLAQDSLSPGEVRERDRLQELIGELEWFVSDYRDPQSPTTWLVDQSELRSGSRDTDDEGDEPQGGPLTIKPMNPEKYLQHTVWDRGNKFALLSATILNKAAFCRQVGLDPDDVALVDVEHTFPVENRPLYDVTQGKMTYEERDETTPKIARTIVRLMQHHPDEKGLVHAHSYDIQERLTDLLSDFGVGDRIRLHDRDGRDAALEEWKASDDPDVFLSVKMEEALDLKGDLCRWQVLCKAPFLNTGDSRVAHRLEEGQWAWYYRTALRTVIQGCGRVVRAPDDYGATYLADSSLVDLFDRAKTDMPDWFEAQVDRMERPDLPAFEPRSALDGTASGTGGRSRSGSGTGTTNRGRADGADSGGRDGGSSRSSRSGSDRSSRSSPLADVWDTDE; encoded by the coding sequence GTGAATCCCGAGCGGATCTTCGAGGAGTTTCCCGCGCCGAGTTACCGCGGGACCCAACAGCAGGCCCTCCGTGACATTCGCGACGCGTTCGCGGCCGGTAACGACGTCGTGCTCGTTCGCGCGCCGACGGGCAGCGGCAAGTCCCTGCTCGCCCGCGCCGTCGCCGGCTGCGCCCGCCGCGCGGACGAGGGCGATCCCAGCGACGCCACCGGAGCGTACTACACGACCCCGCAGGTCTCCCAGCTAGACGACGTGGCGGCCGACGACTTACTGGCCGATCTCAACGTCATCCGCGGCAAGTCGAACTACACCTGCATCCTGCCGGAGGAACGCGACACGCCGGTCAATCAGGCCCCCTGCGTGCGAGAGCGGGGCTACGACTGTTCGGTCAAACACCGATGTCCGTACTTCTCGGACCGGGCGATCGCGTCGAACCGCGAAATCGCGGCGATGACGCTGGCCTACTTCATGCAGACCGCCGGGAGCGAAGTCTTCCGCAAACGCGACGTCGTCGTCGTCGACGAGGCCCACGGCCTCGCCGAGTGGGCCGAGATGTACGCGACCATCCAACTCGGCCCGCGGACCGTCCCGTTCTGGGACGACCTCCGCGTCCCCGAGATCGACGGAATCGAGCGTGCCGTCCGCTACGCCGAAAACCTCGCCGGTACCTGCGAGCGCCGCAAGGACGACCTGCTCGCACAGGACTCGCTGTCCCCCGGCGAAGTGCGCGAACGCGACCGCCTCCAGGAACTCATCGGCGAACTCGAGTGGTTCGTCTCCGATTACCGCGATCCTCAGAGCCCGACGACGTGGCTGGTCGACCAGTCCGAACTGCGGTCGGGGTCGCGCGATACCGATGATGAGGGCGACGAACCGCAGGGCGGCCCGCTGACGATCAAACCGATGAACCCCGAGAAGTACCTCCAGCACACCGTCTGGGACCGGGGCAACAAGTTCGCGCTCCTCTCGGCGACGATCCTCAACAAGGCCGCCTTCTGTCGCCAGGTCGGACTCGACCCCGACGATGTCGCGCTGGTCGACGTCGAACACACCTTCCCCGTCGAGAACCGGCCGCTGTACGACGTGACACAGGGGAAGATGACCTACGAGGAGCGCGACGAAACGACGCCGAAGATCGCCCGCACCATCGTCCGCCTGATGCAACACCACCCCGACGAGAAGGGGCTGGTCCACGCCCACTCCTACGACATTCAGGAGCGACTCACCGACCTCCTCTCGGATTTCGGGGTCGGTGACCGGATTCGGCTCCACGACCGCGACGGCCGCGACGCCGCCCTCGAGGAGTGGAAAGCGAGCGACGACCCCGACGTCTTCCTCTCGGTGAAGATGGAGGAAGCGCTGGATCTCAAGGGCGACCTCTGTCGCTGGCAGGTCCTCTGTAAGGCCCCGTTCCTCAACACCGGTGACTCGCGGGTGGCCCACCGACTCGAGGAAGGCCAGTGGGCGTGGTACTACCGCACGGCGCTCAGAACCGTCATTCAGGGCTGTGGCCGGGTCGTCCGCGCGCCCGACGACTACGGGGCGACGTACCTCGCGGACTCGAGTCTGGTGGACCTGTTCGATCGCGCGAAGACGGACATGCCGGACTGGTTCGAGGCGCAGGTCGACCGCATGGAGCGGCCGGACTTGCCGGCCTTCGAGCCGCGGTCAGCGCTCGACGGGACGGCGTCGGGAACCGGCGGCCGATCCCGTTCGGGCTCCGGAACTGGTACCACGAACCGGGGACGAGCCGACGGCGCCGACTCCGGCGGCCGCGATGGGGGGTCGTCGCGCTCGAGTCGATCCGGATCGGACCGCTCTTCCCGCTCGAGTCCGCTGGCGGACGTCTGGGACACGGACGAATAG
- a CDS encoding YkgJ family cysteine cluster protein — protein sequence MEVNCEGCAGCCMDWRPLLEREDGATAAARDADAESGGDGEADHRRQRSRDPFTEGGDEQGSSRKPLDDDANFVPLTRDEVRAFLDAGMADALTPRFWYARDARGERSDGANEEEGPASGAPRGNGADDEGVDIDGHTVAAVAGRPVFFVGLRKPPKPVAPFGREEPTWLPICVFLDPATLQCRIHGSDRYPDECGAYPERNLALEQATECERVEAAFGGDRLCGADHDDPDGLLLGSQAIGAKLFCHPRPADLEGIVERAASGDLTQADRAEVIAVAAASSPGTLATSDHHYERAKARVLEDEGGDDESTASEERSWVGPAIRDWNRRYRAAGETVPSPAVADAVETARGAPETPGWDALE from the coding sequence ATGGAGGTGAACTGCGAGGGCTGTGCGGGCTGTTGCATGGACTGGCGACCGCTGCTCGAACGCGAGGACGGAGCGACGGCCGCGGCTCGAGACGCCGACGCCGAAAGCGGAGGCGACGGCGAAGCCGACCACCGACGCCAGCGGTCGCGCGACCCGTTCACCGAGGGCGGCGACGAGCAGGGATCGTCCCGGAAGCCGCTCGACGATGACGCGAACTTCGTCCCGCTGACCCGCGACGAGGTACGGGCGTTCCTCGACGCGGGGATGGCCGACGCGCTGACGCCGCGGTTCTGGTACGCCCGCGACGCCCGCGGCGAGCGCTCCGACGGAGCGAACGAGGAGGAAGGACCCGCGAGCGGCGCGCCGCGAGGGAACGGGGCCGACGACGAGGGCGTCGACATCGACGGCCACACCGTCGCCGCCGTCGCGGGCCGGCCGGTCTTCTTCGTGGGCCTCCGAAAACCGCCGAAGCCGGTAGCCCCGTTCGGTCGCGAGGAGCCGACGTGGCTCCCGATCTGCGTCTTTCTCGATCCGGCGACGCTGCAGTGTCGGATTCACGGGAGCGACCGCTATCCCGACGAGTGCGGGGCCTACCCCGAACGCAACCTCGCGCTCGAGCAGGCGACCGAGTGCGAGCGCGTCGAGGCGGCGTTCGGCGGCGACCGGCTGTGCGGGGCCGATCACGACGACCCGGACGGACTGCTGCTCGGCTCGCAGGCGATCGGCGCGAAACTGTTCTGCCATCCGCGGCCGGCCGATCTCGAGGGCATCGTCGAGCGAGCCGCGAGCGGCGACCTCACGCAGGCGGATCGAGCCGAGGTGATCGCGGTCGCCGCCGCCTCGAGCCCCGGAACGCTGGCGACCTCCGACCACCACTACGAGCGGGCGAAAGCGCGGGTGCTCGAGGATGAGGGCGGAGACGACGAATCGACCGCTTCGGAAGAGAGGTCTTGGGTCGGGCCAGCGATCCGCGACTGGAACCGGCGCTACCGGGCGGCCGGCGAGACTGTTCCGTCACCGGCCGTCGCCGACGCCGTCGAAACGGCCCGCGGCGCACCCGAAACGCCGGGTTGGGACGCCCTCGAGTGA
- a CDS encoding DUF5786 family protein yields MSMGAYDEDEHERREQQASKVDTDFDDERTIYRGEVEYDSGDSTEELLDRFEQMKSD; encoded by the coding sequence ATGTCAATGGGTGCCTATGACGAGGACGAGCACGAGCGCCGCGAACAACAAGCATCGAAGGTCGACACCGATTTCGACGACGAGCGGACGATCTACCGCGGCGAGGTCGAGTACGACTCCGGCGATTCCACCGAGGAACTCCTCGACCGGTTCGAACAGATGAAATCGGACTAG
- a CDS encoding DUF5784 family protein, whose translation MARPLRFRYSPQSWSDGRVQHDILQPLQSNIGAQEVSPWFKIGGGWQTHRFEMQNGDVALFARTDSEAYWMGNTETPSALWKTNKFGWQEVPHHVSRWAQRELTATLHEEDPWLADYPHLSWFFLPVFMSKDGRHSTRAFFREHAAGFPDAGRREATRFFEAFLQTGILDEYRHVMSGKLGTSDHVDRVRMSAAMAEFIAAKILTDAGYGVVPEIEVTTGHSLDFRAESADTNVLVEVTRPQPPGNRAASGPVAAVRDTAETKTNGQLAEHGGGAVLFVDCSSFRDDSWSAVRGEQPDVRHRPAVVYRVRPNGHVEGYRKGAVPLDLGDAMEFLD comes from the coding sequence GTGGCACGGCCGCTTCGCTTTCGCTACTCGCCCCAGTCGTGGAGCGACGGGCGAGTACAACACGATATTCTCCAGCCGCTCCAGTCGAATATCGGCGCACAGGAAGTCTCGCCGTGGTTCAAGATCGGCGGCGGCTGGCAGACACACCGCTTCGAGATGCAAAACGGCGATGTCGCCCTCTTTGCGCGCACCGACTCGGAGGCCTACTGGATGGGCAACACCGAAACGCCCTCCGCGCTCTGGAAGACAAACAAGTTCGGCTGGCAGGAAGTCCCCCATCACGTCTCGCGGTGGGCCCAGCGGGAACTGACCGCGACGCTCCACGAGGAAGACCCGTGGCTCGCCGACTACCCGCACCTCTCGTGGTTCTTCCTGCCGGTTTTCATGTCCAAAGACGGCCGTCACTCGACTCGAGCATTCTTCCGCGAGCACGCCGCCGGCTTTCCCGACGCCGGCCGTCGGGAAGCTACCCGCTTCTTCGAGGCGTTCCTGCAGACCGGCATTCTCGACGAGTACCGACACGTCATGTCGGGGAAACTCGGGACCAGCGACCACGTCGACCGCGTCCGGATGAGCGCCGCGATGGCCGAGTTCATCGCCGCGAAGATCCTCACCGACGCGGGCTACGGCGTCGTCCCGGAGATCGAGGTCACGACCGGTCACTCGCTCGATTTCCGGGCCGAAAGCGCCGACACGAACGTCCTCGTCGAAGTCACTCGCCCGCAACCGCCGGGCAACCGCGCCGCCTCGGGTCCCGTAGCCGCCGTCCGCGACACCGCCGAGACCAAGACCAACGGCCAGCTGGCCGAACACGGCGGCGGCGCGGTGCTGTTCGTCGACTGCTCGAGTTTCCGAGACGATTCGTGGAGTGCGGTCCGCGGCGAACAACCCGACGTTCGCCACCGGCCCGCGGTCGTCTACCGTGTCCGGCCGAACGGCCACGTCGAGGGGTATCGGAAGGGCGCGGTCCCCCTCGATCTGGGCGACGCGATGGAATTTCTGGACTGA
- a CDS encoding DUF2795 domain-containing protein encodes MLLNGTGDVIDDHEYPATTEELIEEYGDRTLELPNGSETVGDVLARLEPETFDNSEDARFAVYSAVSDKAVGRVGYSDRDPTPVGSPYSPDAVSF; translated from the coding sequence ATGCTGCTCAACGGCACCGGCGACGTCATCGACGACCACGAGTATCCCGCCACGACCGAGGAACTGATCGAGGAGTACGGCGACCGTACCCTCGAACTCCCGAACGGTAGCGAGACGGTCGGCGATGTACTCGCCCGCCTCGAGCCCGAAACCTTCGACAACTCCGAGGACGCGCGCTTTGCCGTCTACTCCGCCGTCAGCGACAAGGCCGTCGGCCGCGTCGGCTACAGCGACCGCGACCCGACCCCGGTCGGCAGCCCGTACTCGCCCGACGCCGTTTCCTTCTAA
- a CDS encoding PHP domain-containing protein, translating into MLYADLHVHTTRSDGSLELEAVPEAARRGGVDVVAVTDHDRVQPFDGPVVERDGVTLVHGIELRVETPGGQRIDLLGYGLEPSTELEAILGKIQENRIERGRAIVDCVESRLDIDLDVTIDGGFGRPHIARAIEAHPGTDYDYQGAFDHVIGSDCPCYVPRDVPSFERGQAALSESCRLVSLAHPLRYRDPESALALAADLDAVELQYPYGREVDRESVERAIERHDLLATGGSDAHDERLGVDGLSPEAYDRLELTVE; encoded by the coding sequence ATGCTGTATGCGGATTTACACGTCCACACGACGCGCTCGGACGGGAGCCTCGAGCTCGAGGCCGTCCCCGAAGCCGCCCGTCGCGGCGGCGTCGATGTCGTCGCGGTGACGGACCACGATCGGGTACAGCCGTTCGACGGACCGGTCGTCGAGCGCGACGGGGTGACCCTCGTCCACGGGATCGAGCTGCGCGTCGAGACGCCGGGGGGCCAGCGGATCGATCTGCTCGGCTACGGCCTCGAGCCGAGCACGGAACTCGAGGCGATCCTCGGGAAGATTCAGGAGAACCGCATCGAGCGCGGTCGGGCGATCGTCGACTGCGTCGAGTCGCGACTCGATATCGATCTCGACGTGACCATCGACGGCGGGTTCGGGCGGCCCCACATCGCGCGGGCGATCGAGGCCCATCCCGGGACCGACTACGACTATCAGGGCGCGTTCGATCACGTTATCGGCTCCGATTGTCCGTGTTACGTCCCTCGAGACGTCCCGTCGTTCGAGCGCGGGCAGGCGGCGTTATCCGAGTCGTGTCGGCTCGTCTCGCTGGCCCACCCGTTGCGGTACCGCGACCCCGAGAGCGCCCTCGCGCTGGCCGCCGATCTCGACGCCGTCGAACTGCAGTACCCCTACGGCCGCGAGGTCGATCGCGAATCCGTCGAGCGGGCGATCGAGCGCCACGACCTGCTCGCGACCGGTGGCAGCGACGCCCACGACGAGCGACTCGGCGTCGACGGGCTCTCCCCCGAGGCCTACGACCGACTCGAGTTGACAGTCGAGTAA
- a CDS encoding RNA-guided endonuclease TnpB family protein: MSDTVTKTLQATLATPTAGKEQRLQHLLDTYRDALHDAFDARAKTMSAVNDIVTPYDLPYQAKDALKSYVPKLRDTYNARELDDEHPLRLVNRAAKFDHTDEREHGFVWQVPQPGRGTNFWIPLRINPEQESLWFDLLNDNAKAGELRLQRHRTSWELHVTIEFSVNEPAESNDITYIGFDVGESALITGCALKRDVPRKPMLESGSRARHLRKEMFTTLKRLQERDTAEWRINERFDHYQNALTDIVENVSRRAVKYAKSFEDPVIVLEDLSYIRERLDYGKFMNRRLHAWAFARLQGRIEDKAAEDGIRVEYVNAAYTSQTCHACNRLGRRDEQAEFVCPHDDCHVTEFQADINAAANIAGRVNPWGESVPWEPERDDSPRNGSASDSATVHRETSEKSSQMTLTAYSD; this comes from the coding sequence GTGTCCGATACGGTGACGAAAACACTACAGGCCACGCTCGCTACACCCACTGCGGGCAAAGAGCAACGCCTGCAGCACCTCTTGGACACGTACCGCGACGCACTCCACGACGCCTTTGACGCCCGAGCAAAAACGATGTCTGCGGTTAACGATATCGTCACACCCTACGACCTGCCCTATCAAGCCAAAGACGCGCTCAAGTCGTACGTCCCGAAGCTTCGGGACACGTACAACGCCCGTGAGCTTGACGACGAACATCCGCTCCGACTCGTCAACCGGGCCGCGAAATTCGATCACACCGACGAGCGTGAACACGGCTTTGTCTGGCAGGTCCCGCAACCCGGTCGCGGGACGAACTTCTGGATTCCGCTTCGGATCAATCCTGAGCAAGAGTCCTTGTGGTTCGACCTGCTCAATGACAACGCCAAGGCAGGCGAACTGCGGCTGCAGCGTCATCGAACGTCGTGGGAGTTACACGTCACCATTGAGTTCTCGGTCAACGAACCGGCTGAGTCTAACGATATAACGTACATCGGTTTCGACGTAGGCGAGAGCGCGTTAATTACGGGCTGTGCCCTCAAACGCGACGTACCACGGAAGCCAATGCTCGAGAGTGGCAGTCGTGCGCGACACCTCCGCAAAGAGATGTTCACGACCCTGAAGCGCCTGCAGGAACGTGATACTGCCGAGTGGCGGATCAACGAACGCTTCGACCACTACCAGAACGCGCTGACAGATATTGTCGAGAATGTGTCTCGACGTGCCGTCAAGTACGCCAAGTCGTTCGAGGACCCAGTTATCGTACTCGAGGACCTGTCGTACATCCGGGAACGACTCGACTACGGCAAGTTCATGAATCGGCGGCTTCACGCGTGGGCGTTCGCTCGTCTTCAGGGTCGTATCGAAGACAAAGCGGCCGAAGACGGGATTCGGGTCGAGTACGTCAACGCGGCGTACACCTCGCAGACGTGCCACGCGTGCAACCGCCTTGGGCGGCGAGACGAACAAGCGGAGTTCGTCTGTCCGCACGACGACTGCCACGTAACAGAGTTCCAAGCAGATATCAACGCGGCGGCAAACATCGCCGGACGCGTCAATCCGTGGGGAGAGAGCGTTCCTTGGGAACCGGAACGCGATGACTCGCCTCGGAACGGGAGCGCCAGTGACAGCGCCACAGTTCACCGCGAGACGAGCGAGAAATCCTCGCAGATGACGCTCACGGCCTACTCGGACTGA
- a CDS encoding DUF6757 family protein → MNCHYCDREAAFAAESDGLKVGLCEEHFRERLQELAEADGLESLKEKVDVDRAE, encoded by the coding sequence ATGAACTGCCACTATTGCGACCGCGAGGCTGCCTTCGCCGCGGAGTCCGACGGGCTCAAAGTTGGCCTCTGTGAGGAGCACTTTCGCGAGCGGCTGCAAGAGCTCGCGGAGGCAGACGGGCTCGAGAGCCTGAAGGAGAAAGTCGACGTCGACCGCGCCGAATAA
- a CDS encoding ferredoxin family protein: MAIDPQFHENREQVDEHEGHSVWGPVDEPEELGIHGTHVAVDFDICLADGACVEDCPVDVFEWIDTPGHPESEEKADPANEAQCIDCMLCVDVCPVDAIDVDAGRTA, encoded by the coding sequence ATGGCCATAGACCCACAGTTCCACGAGAACCGCGAACAGGTCGACGAACACGAGGGACACTCGGTCTGGGGGCCCGTCGACGAACCCGAAGAACTCGGCATCCACGGCACGCACGTCGCCGTCGACTTCGACATCTGTCTCGCCGACGGCGCCTGCGTCGAGGACTGTCCGGTCGACGTTTTCGAGTGGATCGACACGCCGGGACACCCCGAGAGCGAAGAGAAGGCCGACCCCGCGAACGAAGCGCAGTGTATCGATTGTATGCTCTGTGTCGACGTCTGTCCGGTCGACGCCATCGACGTCGACGCCGGACGAACGGCCTAA